A genomic window from Nematostella vectensis chromosome 9, jaNemVect1.1, whole genome shotgun sequence includes:
- the LOC116616597 gene encoding uncharacterized protein LOC116616597 isoform X1 (The sequence of the model RefSeq protein was modified relative to this genomic sequence to represent the inferred CDS: added 265 bases not found in genome assembly): protein MTKMKLPAHILNLLLTAFLGNLPTESGFAWTSVPPSPLVVFLGDNSTDVELRWDFDLQMSKIFYARLELLDSADSRTKVHIKNMQPGEVGEWTSSYFLLNVTIPNVEKTTRLGFVKLVIKNVEHQGPQIDVEAVDSYFYRMKIMTLLGTVLQNDVLFHSYRKPTLLSYPSNHTVRNGTSVRLECHVKGKPTPIITWTKFGSPQWLSSGSVANISNVTTEDRGIYVCTASNGIGTNVTAVSLVQYTGCTVGCVKKEVGIQLTEMQWTDRYSHQCIYNPQINNLKSTIEYEIFREYIKASVGIYLVEVTRFRRGSVVAAVSLHQPGNVSVDVAPLLKFISSGHLAGHRVNSELVSPSGTAWARTPITPFIVLLGENATDIKLRWDFDLQEDNLQRVNLELLNTAKKGSRILITGVSAGHSGRVFSNSFYYVDVNIPTDSDPIRLGYMQLTVRDVLEQGVDGNGNKIEVEKFDSYVYRMEVKLSNGQDFDSRIPLLAYMRPKLLSYPSNYTITQIGSRVTLTCEVRGIPTPNITWSKLGDPRLRSTGSTFTISGFTVEDRGIYVCTASNGIGTNVTAVSLVQYIGCSRGCTKREVDVRFTRLQWTANYSRPDLYTPEIRDLKDKIEYEIVKEYLKINASIYACQVTLFRPADGVIAMVTLLHPGDGVYDEPLNRMIKSGFLAGQIIGQTTVNSTPPIAGTHDSRPCNCSCDVILIVCTTIIAILTLLCSMLFMSTWRALNGKIEPSSRKSSSDHEENTVVLTLLPQGSTMYPSPKEGCGPTQTIEEESTGKRPTKAATMQERSPDISSTSPPNPAPKGVRAVKRVAQHTALKKGKLAGIHKPSKNATGTKPAREEKRENKLKKTKELTSLANRNKPLKPTRGGSKTAWAKN from the exons ATGACAAAAATGAAACTGCCAGCACATATATTGAACCTGCTGTTGACCGCTTTTCTGGGAAACCTCCCCACGGAAT CTGGGTTCGCTTGGACGTCTGTTCCTCCAAGTCCACTCGTCGTCTTTCTCGGAGACAACAGCACAGACGTCGAGTTAAGATGGGACTTCGATCTGCAGATGAGTAAGATCTTCTACGCGAGACTAGAGCTGCTCGACAGTGCGGATAGCAGAACTAAAGTGCATATTAAAAACATGCAGCCTGGAGAAGTGGGGGAATGGACAAGTTCTTACTTTTTACTGAACGTTACAATCCCTAACgtggaaaaaacaacaagactCGGATTTGTAAAACTTGTTATTAAAAACGTGGAGCACCAAGGACCGCAAATTGACGTTGAGGCAGTTGACTCCTATTTTTATCGCATGAAGATCATGACATTACTTGGAACTGTTTTACAAAATGACGTACTCTTTCATTCCTACA GAAAGCCGACCTTATTATCGTATCCTTCTAATCACACGGTAAGAAATGGGACAAGTGTTCGCTTAGAGTGTCACGTGAAAGGAAAGCCAACGCCCATCATCACGTGGACAAAATTCGGTTCCCCTCAATGGTTATCTTCTGGAAGCGTGGCTAATATTTCCAACGTGACAACGGAAGACCGGGGTATCTACGTGTGCACAGCCTCTAATGGAATCGGAACAAACGTCACAGCGGTATCACTCGTGCAGTATACTGGGT GTACTGTGGGCTGTGTCAAAAAGGAAGTCGGTATTCAATTGACAGAGATGCAGTGGACAGATCGCTACAGCCACCAGTGCATCTACAACCCACAAATCAACAATCTCAAAAGCACAATTGAATACGAG ATTTTCCGAGAGTATATCAAGGCTAGTGTGGGCATTTACTTAGTTGAGGTAACGAGATTCAG GCGTGGCAGTGTTGTGGCGGCCGTCTCTTTGCATCAGCCTGGTAACGTCAGTGTGGATGTCGCCCCTCTACTGAAATTTATCAGCAGTGGTCACCTAGCTGGGCACAGAGTCAACAGCGAGTTGGTCAGTCCATCGGGAA CTGCTTGGGCAAGGACGCCAATAACTCCGTTCATCGTCCTTCTCGGAGAAAACGCCACAGACATCAAATTAAGATGGGACTTTGATCTACAAGAGGACAACTTGCAACGTGTCAACCTGGAATTGCTCAACACTGCAAAAAAGGGCTCGCGAATCCTGATAACTGGTGTCTCCGCTGGACATTCAGGGAGAGTATTTTCCAACTCTTTTTACTATGTGGATGTGAATATTCCAACTGACAGTGATCCAATTAGGCTGGGATATATGCAGCTTACTGTCAGAGATGTCCTGGAGCAAGGAGTTGATGGGAACGGTAACAAAATAGAAGTGGAGAAGTTTGACTCGTATGTGTACAGAATGGAGGTAAAGCTATCCAACGGGCAAGACTTCGATAGCCGCATTCCTCTTTTAGCTTATA TGCGACCCAAGCTGCTGTCGTATCCTAGCAACTACACCATCACTCAGATTGGCAGCAGGGTGACGTTAACATGTGAGGTACGAGGAATACCAACACCCAACATCACGTGGTCTAAGCTCGGCGACCCGCGATTGCGGTCAACAGGGAGCACCTTCACCATCTCTGGATTCACAGTCGAGGACCGGGGTATCTACGTGTGCACCGCGTCTAATGGAATCGGAACAAACGTCACAGCGGTATCACTCGTGCAGTATATTGGAT GCTCGAGAGGTTGTACCAAGAGAGAGGTCGACGTCCGTTTTACAAGACTGCAGTGGACTGCAAACTACAGTCGCCCGGATCTGTACACTCCTGAAATAAGGGATCTCAAGGATAAAATAGAATACGAG ATTGTCAAAGAATACCTCAAGATCAATGCAAGCATTTATGCCTGTCAAGTAACACTTTTCAG GCCTGCCGATGGCGTtattgccatggtaacattaCTGCACCCTGGCGACGGCGTTTATGATGAGCCTCTTAACAGAATGATAAAGAGTGGTTTTCTTGCCGGACAGATCATCGGACAGACCACCGTGAACTCCACTCCACCGATTGCGG gaaCCCATGATAGCCGACCTTGCAACTGTTCTT GTGATGTCATACTTATAGTCTGCACGACAATCATCGCCATCCTGACCCTCCTCTGCAGCATGCTTTTTATGTCTACTTGGAGAG CGCTTAATGGCAAGATAGAGCCAAG ttcAAGGAAATCTAGCAGCGACCATGAG GAGAATACGGTGGTGCTTACCTTGCTTCCACAGGGGAGTACcatgtacccctcccccaaagaGGGGTGTGGTCCGACCCAAACCATCGAAGAAGAGTCGACAGGTAAACGCCCCACCAAAGCTGCCACAATGCAAGAGAGATCACC